A region of the Arthrobacter sp. Soc17.1.1.1 genome:
ATACTCAAGCTTCCCATCTCAAGATCGGCAGATCACCGATAGCACTGAGGGCCGCCCTTCGCTCCGTCGTGCCGGTAACCCTGGACCAACGGCACAGATGAGCCTGGTACTCATTCACTCATTCACTCATTTACTCATCAGGGAGTGAGTCGATGTACGCAGTGAGGAAGTCTTTGATGGACATGCCGCGTTTTGCTGCTTGGATGCGCAACTTCTGGTGCTTAGTCGAGGCAAGTTCGAAGTTCACGCGGCGGGTGGGCTCTTCGTCCTCGAGGGACTTCATGAGCTTGTCCCTGCTCTTGGTTGCGCTGGGACGGCCTGGGCCGAGATTTCCAAGGCTACTCATTTACTCAAATACTCATTTCCGCGTTGGTGAACTGCTCAACTTCGGCGATCAGTTCGAGGACTTCCTTGGCTGCTTCAGACTTTGGGTACATTTCCAAGACGGTGCTGCCGGTAGCTGCCGTTCCGGGGTAGTCAACACGCTGGTGGATGCGACTAGTGAGAACGGGCAGCTCGTAGCCTTCAAGAACCTGGGCGATGTCCTTGCCGATGTTCGTGCCAGCGATTGCGCGCGAGACTACGAAAGCTGCGCGCAACTTGCCGTCCGTAATCTCGATGCGACGCTTCACTAAGTCCACGAGGTCCGAGGTGGCCCATATGTCGTAGGGCGAAGGCTGGACGGGGATCAGGATGACGTCAGCTGCTTTCACGGCGGATACGGCGAGGTCGGCAGCTTGCGGGGCTCCGTCGATAACGACGTAGTCCACCTTGGCCAGGGCTTTGATGTCCTTGTCAATGGTGGGTCGATCGATCCCGAGGACGGTTAGCGGGTGATCCTCGCGAACTGCGGCCCAGTCACGGGCACTTCCCTGAGGGTCGGAGTCGACGAGGAGGGTAGATTGCCCCGAGAGCTGAAGTCCTCGGGCTAGATGCGTGGCCAGGGTTGTCTTCCCGGCGCCACCCTTCTGGTTCAGTACGGCGATGACTTTCAACGGCAACCTTCCTTCACTCATTTACTCAGATACTCATTTACTCACATACTCTCATGAGTAAATGAGTATCACAACGCCTAAGGGTTTGGGCTGAGCGGGTTGGAAGCTGCATCACCGGTTAGGCCGGGGCAGTACTGCACGCCGTTAGGCTGATCTGATGGTTGTTACGGGTGTTATTCGGGGCGATGAGGTGGATCAGGTGAGCGCTGAGGGCTCGTCCTACGAGGAGGCGAAAGCTCTGATGCTGTCCCGGGTGCCGGAGGGCCAGCGGCTGATCGCCATTCACGCGGATCGGGCCTCGTAGGAGATGGGTTCCGCCGAGGGGACTGGGGCCGGCCCGGGTCAGGCTGTGGAGTTACCAGTCCACGTCCGTGCGACGCAGGTGAAGAGGGAGCATCGTTCGCTCATCCTGCGCAGGAAACGTGTGGGCACGTGGATCGTCTATGACGTCCGCTACCGGGACGGCGAGGTGCAGCACGACGTCAATCTCAGCACGGCGCTGATGCATGGCCGGTACCCGGCTGATTTCTGGTCTACCCGGCATGGTGCCGACGCGGTTGCCGGTACGGACGGCACCCCGGGTGCGTGGGTTGATTACCCGTACGGTCACCCCTTGACCGACTGACCACTTACTCACCGGGGGAGTGGTCGGAGCCTGGTGTCGGGGGAGACCGCTACGATGTGCCGATGACCCCCGTTCCTCGCCCCGGTTGGCATGGCATCCCGCCGAGCGCGGACCGTTTCGAACCCCCACTCCAGCTCCCCCCACCCAGCACACCGGTCACGGAGCCCACAAAGGCGCCGGCCCTGTGGGTGGAGCTGGAGTACCCGGACGGGCAGCAGCAGACCGTGAAGGGCTTCGCCATGGCATGGACCAAAGAGGCCGTGTACGCGCAGTGGATCGAGTTCTCCCGGGCCCGCACAGCGTGGGTGCGCCCGGACCAATGCACCCGGCGCGAGATTCCCGTCAAAAACCTCCCCGGCGAGTGACCCTGACCGGACGACCACCGCCGGAACCGGCGTGACCTCCGTAGCGCGGCAGCCGGTGTTCCGTGGTCCTCCATCTGCGCAGAGCACCGGCTCTGTTGGTGTTCTATACCCCGAGCGCGCCCGCGGAGGCTGTGCACGCCCGCCGCTCACTCCGAGGTGAGGTATCCGGTGTCGCTGACGGTGGTGGGGGTGTGCAGGCGGTCAGGGTGGTTCCTGCTGTGCCCCTGTGCGCGGGACAAGCAGCGAAGCGTGGGGGGCTTGTGCCGTGCACCTGGGTGCAGGAGGCTCAAAGCTTCAGTAGCGTCTCCAACTCATTGGTCATCTTTCTTTTGACGATTCTGGAACCCAGGGGAGTCTTCGCCTGGGTTTACGTTTGTGATGGATTGCAAGTCCAGCGGTGAGTCCGCCGACTTCTCCACGCCTGAATCATGCTCGGACGAGGATTGCTCTGCCTGTGTTAGCGCACCTGCTGCCCGGATGAGGTTCGCGACTCCCGGGGTCGCCGCGACGTCTGATAAGTCAACGCCACCGAACATCCCTCTTACGTCGATGGGGGGCACGAAGCCCGAAAGATCGAACCCCGGAAGCATCCCTGCTGTATCGAAGTGAGACTTCAAAAAATCGGACCACTTGATACCAGGTAGCCAAGATGAGGTGTCGATCTCGGGCAGCGGCCCGGGGAAGTCGAACAGATTGAGGTAGGCCAGGGAAACCATGCGCTGGCGTCGCGCCTCCTCTGTCCATAGGGATCTGTTTGGATCGCTTGGCAGCGACTCAATAGTGAAAAGTTCAAGACTCTCGACCTTTGACGACTGATTGAAAGTGATTCGTCCCCCGGTCTTCAGGGGCTTTGATACCAGCACGGCATCCCCACTGTGCGTCCTTGTCTGAATAGTTGCGTCGACAGTGATCTCAAAGTTTGCTGTCCATCGGCCTTGGCCACGTCGTGCAGGATCTGAGTAGTGCCAGGTGTAGCCGGTGGAATCAGCGTTCGCTATCGAAGCGGAGACCGCGTTCAGGGACAGCGCTGCTTGGGACGGAGAGATCTCCTGACCGTTCATCTGCTCCTCCAGGAGGAATGACAGTGCGGGCCCGTCCAGCTCTGAGATGAGAGCAGTCATCTCATCGTCGGAGATGGGTCCGTGAAGTGCAGCAAGGTGTTGTTCCAAAGTCTGCAGGCTGGTCACATATTTCACCCGCTGCACCAGCCCTCGAGCGTCCAGGTCCTTTCGAAGGTGAGAATGAAAGAGGATGGGGCAGTCGTTGTGACTTCCTTGGTTATCCCCGGTCCAGTTCGGCGGGATAGGGCCGAAGTCTTTGTGGTTGTCGCTGACAAACCACACTTCGGCGTCCGGGTTCTCCTCGGCTATAGACATGACAGTGAGCCAGATCACCGTGTCTCTGTAGCCGTCTCTTGTTCTGTGTTGGTAGGGAGCAATTCCATAGGCAGCACGATTTGCGATTTCAAGATGATCCACTGCCGACGGTGAGACGACTTCGGCTCCGAGTTCGGTGAACCTTCTCATCAGGTCGGCTTCGTAGCTGTCGATACGAGCCTTGATCGCTTTAGTAATCGCCGTCACGTCATCCTGTAAGCCAAACTTTCCCAGACGCGCGTCCTCGAACGGCTTGCACTCTTGGGTCCATTTTTCTCGAACCTTACGGATGGTTTCCATCTCGACAACGTCTGGGACGGCGATCTGAATCGCCCATTCCTCTCGGTGGTCGCCTAGTGATTTCCACGGGCCAGCATCCAGCAAGGGAGAGTTGAACAGGATATTTGTATCAGGGACGATGACGATCACAAGATCAGTATTCCTCAATCTGAGGCAGCAAAACCTTGGATCAGGCTGCGGCCCATAGCGCGCGTTGATGCTCGTACTCGTCCTCGATCGGTGGCTGCCAGTATTCGTCCGCTTCCACGTCGTAGAGCTCGTGCTCCTCGAGCTGGGGGACCAGGTGCCGGTCGAGCCAGGCGTGCCAGGCGGCGCGTTCCTTGCGGTAGCGGGTGAGCTGAGCCTCCCGGTCCTCGGTGGCACCGAGCCGGTCCGCGAGCTGGGCGAGATTCGTGGTGGCCACGATCTCCCAGCGGCCGTGGTGCCGGCGAATCATGCCCAACGCCTCCATGCCGGCCAGATGGTCGGTGAGGGCCCGGCGTGAGATCCCGGTAGTGCGGGTGAGCTCGGCGGTGGTGGGGGAGCGGTGCCCACGCTCGATCGCCTCGTAGGCAAGGGCTGAGACATCGCCGAGGACCCGGAACACGGGCCGAATGGCGTGGATCTTGCCCTTGCGCCAGGTGAGCTCGCGGGCGAGCTGCTGGAAGTGTTCGGGGAGCTGCACGGCGTACGTGTCGGCGTTCTTCCCGCGGCCCCGGTCGATGCGGGTGAGGATCCCTGCTGATGCGTGCTCGAGGACCGGCAGGAGCCGTGCGATCGTGGCGTGGCTCTTGCCAAGGGCGAGGGCG
Encoded here:
- the parA gene encoding ParA family partition ATPase; amino-acid sequence: MKVIAVLNQKGGAGKTTLATHLARGLQLSGQSTLLVDSDPQGSARDWAAVREDHPLTVLGIDRPTIDKDIKALAKVDYVVIDGAPQAADLAVSAVKAADVILIPVQPSPYDIWATSDLVDLVKRRIEITDGKLRAAFVVSRAIAGTNIGKDIAQVLEGYELPVLTSRIHQRVDYPGTAATGSTVLEMYPKSEAAKEVLELIAEVEQFTNAEMSI
- a CDS encoding PIN domain-containing protein, which translates into the protein MIVIVPDTNILFNSPLLDAGPWKSLGDHREEWAIQIAVPDVVEMETIRKVREKWTQECKPFEDARLGKFGLQDDVTAITKAIKARIDSYEADLMRRFTELGAEVVSPSAVDHLEIANRAAYGIAPYQHRTRDGYRDTVIWLTVMSIAEENPDAEVWFVSDNHKDFGPIPPNWTGDNQGSHNDCPILFHSHLRKDLDARGLVQRVKYVTSLQTLEQHLAALHGPISDDEMTALISELDGPALSFLLEEQMNGQEISPSQAALSLNAVSASIANADSTGYTWHYSDPARRGQGRWTANFEITVDATIQTRTHSGDAVLVSKPLKTGGRITFNQSSKVESLELFTIESLPSDPNRSLWTEEARRQRMVSLAYLNLFDFPGPLPEIDTSSWLPGIKWSDFLKSHFDTAGMLPGFDLSGFVPPIDVRGMFGGVDLSDVAATPGVANLIRAAGALTQAEQSSSEHDSGVEKSADSPLDLQSITNVNPGEDSPGFQNRQKKDDQ